A single window of Tunicatimonas pelagia DNA harbors:
- a CDS encoding replication/maintenance protein RepL, whose protein sequence is MAKKAKSATIRSNQVKYKAVGKLPLYTQGGEQIMTNLVDVEVSQDVNWFKVYMANLAGILDVVGNQKMTVFGYILENINRGDNMFLGSIRETVSNLEEKGKPVSHKTVADTFKLLKETGFWAQVRPGNYIVNEKIAMYGSTMKRGFLMMQFKEAESKEQAGQTSLFDKQREAS, encoded by the coding sequence ATGGCAAAAAAAGCTAAGTCAGCTACGATTCGCAGCAACCAAGTAAAATATAAAGCTGTAGGTAAGTTGCCTTTGTACACACAGGGCGGAGAGCAAATAATGACCAATCTAGTAGACGTTGAAGTATCTCAGGATGTAAACTGGTTTAAAGTTTACATGGCAAATCTAGCAGGCATCTTAGACGTTGTTGGAAACCAAAAAATGACTGTATTTGGCTATATACTTGAGAATATAAATCGTGGCGATAATATGTTTTTAGGATCAATAAGAGAGACAGTTTCAAACCTTGAAGAAAAAGGCAAGCCTGTAAGCCATAAAACAGTAGCAGATACCTTTAAGCTTTTAAAGGAGACTGGATTTTGGGCGCAAGTAAGACCAGGTAACTATATAGTAAATGAGAAAATAGCAATGTACGGAAGTACTATGAAGAGAGGCTTCTTGATGATGCAATTCAAAGAAGCAGAAAGCAAAGAGCAAGCTGGACAGACTTCACTTTTTGACAAACAGCGTGAAGCAAGCTGA
- a CDS encoding super-infection exclusion protein B, with protein MENFLLKLLDLKKPPTTLLFVVCVFCGFVLFVPDEFLQQLSLAEFKNEYGKFLGFGFTGSLSFLVVALIVWFIRKLQAEHLKHQLEKKILRSLQNLDLHEKALLREFLVIHGKHTLELPFPNETVVSLSNKGIIYQASSTGPVYLHGAYFSYTISEYALENLDSQMLDLPKNLDNIPESEKERILARRPEWARSRTEFEERRRWL; from the coding sequence ATGGAAAACTTTTTACTTAAGCTATTAGACTTAAAAAAACCACCAACTACCTTGCTATTTGTAGTTTGTGTCTTCTGTGGGTTTGTTTTATTTGTCCCAGATGAGTTTCTGCAGCAACTTAGTCTTGCTGAATTCAAAAATGAATATGGAAAGTTTTTGGGATTTGGTTTTACAGGATCATTGTCATTCTTAGTTGTTGCTTTGATTGTTTGGTTTATCCGGAAACTGCAAGCTGAACATTTAAAGCATCAACTTGAAAAGAAGATTTTGAGATCTCTTCAAAATTTGGACTTGCACGAAAAAGCATTGCTGAGAGAGTTTCTTGTTATTCACGGTAAACATACACTAGAGCTGCCATTTCCTAATGAAACTGTTGTTAGTCTTAGCAATAAAGGTATAATTTATCAAGCCTCTTCAACTGGTCCTGTCTATCTGCATGGCGCATATTTCTCTTATACTATTTCTGAATATGCCCTAGAAAATTTGGATTCTCAAATGCTTGATCTGCCCAAAAACCTAGATAATATCCCTGAATCTGAAAAGGAGAGAATTTTAGCTAGACGACCTGAATGGGCACGGAGTCGTACTGAATTTGAAGAGCGTAGGAGGTGGTTATAG